Below is a genomic region from Desulforhopalus sp..
GTATCGCCGGGACGGAAATCAGGGAGGTCCTGCCGCATCTGCTCTAAATTGATTCTTTCAAGTATTGTGCTCATAACGTCTTCTATTAGTTGAAGTATGTTTAGGATAAAATCCCGTAGTTGAAATAGTTCTTTGCCAATTTTCTTAGGTTCCGAGCAGCCTGTCAAGGATGATTGAGACGGCAGAGCGAACCGAAAGATGATTATAATTCGTGCCACCCTTGATAGGGGGCAGTGTTACATCAGATAAATCAATAATTTCCTGGGCAAGCCCATGGGCTGTGCCAAATATTAGTAGCACCGGTTCTTTGCTTTTAATCTTTTGTGCTACTTCATTATAACCAACGGTCGTTTCCCGTAACAATGCGCTGGTTGTGACCAGCATCGGCCGTTTACCGTATTTTTGTGTCAACTCATTGATTGCAGACGTCAAAGAGTCAACAAGACAGACTATGCTGAGTGCCTCTTTTCGAGCCGGATTGTATGTGGCCCCGTGTCCGGTCTCCCAGTGAGCGAGCAACTCTCTGACTAGCAGCTGCTGGTCCTCGTAGGGAGTTGCCAAAAAATACCTGGCTACCCCATAGGTCCGGGCAGATCTGGCAATGTCGTGAATATCCAGATTGGTAACCGCCGAGCCAATTATCTCCGCCCTTTTATTCACCACAGGATGATGTACAAGGGCAATGTTCAGTGTAGTTTCGCCCTGATAGGTCATCGTTCCGGGGGTATCTGCTGGAGTATCCTTATTTTTTCATAGAGATCGTGCTGACGAAGCAGCTTGATTTCTTTGGTACTGAACGTCTCCAATTTTATTAAATCCGGCCGCCTTTCAATCGTCCGGAGGACAGATGCAATAAACCGGTATGCTTCGATTTTCTCGTGGTAGCCGGTTAATAACTCATCAGGTACAGCCTGTTCCTCAAATATCCGCGGCCTGGTGTACTGCGGATGTTTGAGTAATCTTCGACTAAAGGTGTCTTTCTCGGCTGAGTCTGTGCACCCCAGAACACCCGGTAACAATCTGGTCACCGAATCAATAATCACCATGGCCGCCAGTTCGCCTCCGGTAAGGATGAAATCGCCAATGGAGATTTCATCATCAATATAACCGGCACGAAACCGTTCATCAACGCCCTCGTAACGACCACATACTAAGACGAGATGCTTCTCATTTGCCAACTCGGCGGCAATCTTCTGGTCGTATTGTCGCCCCTGAGGGGTCAGCAAAATGACCCTCGCTGTAGAGTGACCCTGCTCGCGTCTACTCCTTACTGCTTTCGCCAAAGGCTCGGGTTTCATCACCATGCCTTCGCCACCGCCGAAAGGCCGGTCGTCAGTCATAGCCTGGGGATCGTCGGCAAAATCCCGTATATTGACAATGTTGGTGGCGATTTGTCCTTTTAACCGAGCTCTTCGAAGGATACCCTCATTGAGAGGCGAATCGAAGAGGTCTGGGAAAATCGTTAAAATATCAAAAATCATTCGGGGACGCCACTTCCCTTCAACCGGCAGAGTTGCTATTGAGTTCCATGAGGCCTGGCGGAAGATCAACAATCAGCTTTTCCGCCGTTTCGCCAACCAATATGCCTTTGGTGATTGGTATAAGGAGCTCTTCTCCAGCCGTTTTTACCACCAGAACATCTTGCGCGCCGTTGGTGAAAATATGCGTAACCCGGCCAATTGTATTACCCTCGAGGCCAACAACCAATTTATCCTGATAGTTATGCCAGTAGTATTCGTTGTCACCGACTGCCGGCAGGTGTTTTCTCGCCAGAAGTACAGCATCGCCCTCGATTTGTTCCGCTTGCACCCGATTGGCAATGGATGCCAGCTGGACAACCGCAGCTTTGCCTTGGGCTCTGCTCCTCAGAATTACATGGGGAGCAGAGAGCCTGCCATTTTTGCCGGCGAGGACTATTTCCCGGTAACCTTTGAGGTTCTCGGGCTGACCGGAGAACAGGAAGATTTTTACTTCTCCACGCAGTCCGTGCGCCTTAACAACTTTGCCCAGCAACAGATACTCGTCATCGGGATACGAAAAATCCGCAACCACATCAACCATCGCTTATTCAATTATCTCAAGCCGGCATCTTTTGTCGGCCTTTGCCGCGGCAGCAGACAAAAGAGAGCGCAACGCCCTGGCAGTTCGTCCCTGCTTACCGATAACCTTCCCTAAATCTTCGGGGGCAACGCCTAACTCGATGGTCACGGAGTCTTCTTCAACTTTGCTGGCGACCTTCACAGCATCTGGTTGATCGACTAGGGACCTTGCAATAACAGAAATAAGCTCTTCCATCACTAGGCAGCAGTCGTTGATGCTTTCTTGATCAGGCTTTTTACAGTTACAGTTGGAAGTGCTCCCTTGCCGAGCCATTCTTGCAGCTTGGTGTTATCAAAGGTAATTGCTGCCGGTTCCTTGCACGGATCATACGTTCCAACGATATCAAGGAATTTTCCGTCACGTTTGGTCTCGCTGTTGGCAACGATGATGCGATAAAAAGGTTTTTTCTTTTTGCCAAGTCTGGTTAATCGAATACGTACTGCCATTCCGGTAAGTCCTCCGGTTGATTGTATGGGGTTATGGTACTGGGCTCTTTGCCGTTTCCGGGTAGAGACCCTATTTTTTCTTCATGCCTTTCGGCAGTTTTCTACGCTTTATACCGGAAATTGCTCCGGGCTTGCCACTTATTTTCTTCATCATTTTCAGCATTTCCGAATAGCTTTTCAGCACTCTGTTGACGTCACCGATGGCAGTGCCGGAGCCTGCCGCGATGCGCATTCTTCTGCTGGTGTTGATAATCTGATGATTTTTTCGCTCCTGGCGGGTCATGGAGCGAATTATAGCCTCCGTTTTAACGAGTTCTTTCTGGTCAGGCTTTGGGACGTCTTTGAGCTGACGGAGCTTGTTTATACCCGGGACCATATCAAGAATTTTTTCGAGAGAACCCATCTTTTTAATCTGCTGGATCTGCTCAAGAAAATCTTCCAGGGTGAATTGATTTTTTCTGAGTTTTTTGGCGATTTTGTCGGCTTCTTCTTTGTCGACCACCGCTTCGGCTTTTTCAATCAGGGTGAGAATATCACCCATGCCAAGGATACGCGAGGCAACCCGTTCTGGATGAAATACCTCAATGTCATCGAGTCCTTCACCGATGCCAACAAATTTAATTGGCTTTCCGGTTATGGACTTTATGGATAGGGCAGCGCCACCCCGGGCATCACCTTCCATTTTGGTGAGAATGACTCCGGTAAACTCAAGATCGGTATTGAATTTGTCAGCTACGGTTACTGCATCTTGGCCGGTCATGGCGTCAGCCACGAAAAGGATCTCGGTAAGAGGAATTGCAGAGCGGATTTCTCGCAATTCGATCATAAGAGTCTCGTCGACATGTAATCGGCCGGCGGTGTCAATGATCAATGTGTCGTAGCCACGGAGCCCAGCTTCGTTCAATGCCTGGCGGCAGATGTCAACTGGCTTTACATTAAGGGCAGATGGATGGACCGGCACGTTAATGCGTTCACCAAGTACCTGCAGTTGCTCAATGGCGGCTGGGCGATAGATATCAGCTGGAACCAGGTAGGGGCGGCGGCCTTTCTCCTGGAGCAGTTTGGCAAGTTTGCCGGCCGTAGTGGTTTTGCCAGATCCTTGCAAGCCAGCCATCATAACCACTAC
It encodes:
- a CDS encoding RNA methyltransferase produces the protein MTYQGETTLNIALVHHPVVNKRAEIIGSAVTNLDIHDIARSARTYGVARYFLATPYEDQQLLVRELLAHWETGHGATYNPARKEALSIVCLVDSLTSAINELTQKYGKRPMLVTTSALLRETTVGYNEVAQKIKSKEPVLLIFGTAHGLAQEIIDLSDVTLPPIKGGTNYNHLSVRSAVSIILDRLLGT
- the trmD gene encoding tRNA (guanosine(37)-N1)-methyltransferase TrmD → MIFDILTIFPDLFDSPLNEGILRRARLKGQIATNIVNIRDFADDPQAMTDDRPFGGGEGMVMKPEPLAKAVRSRREQGHSTARVILLTPQGRQYDQKIAAELANEKHLVLVCGRYEGVDERFRAGYIDDEISIGDFILTGGELAAMVIIDSVTRLLPGVLGCTDSAEKDTFSRRLLKHPQYTRPRIFEEQAVPDELLTGYHEKIEAYRFIASVLRTIERRPDLIKLETFSTKEIKLLRQHDLYEKIRILQQIPPER
- the rimM gene encoding ribosome maturation factor RimM (Essential for efficient processing of 16S rRNA); protein product: MVDVVADFSYPDDEYLLLGKVVKAHGLRGEVKIFLFSGQPENLKGYREIVLAGKNGRLSAPHVILRSRAQGKAAVVQLASIANRVQAEQIEGDAVLLARKHLPAVGDNEYYWHNYQDKLVVGLEGNTIGRVTHIFTNGAQDVLVVKTAGEELLIPITKGILVGETAEKLIVDLPPGLMELNSNSAG
- a CDS encoding KH domain-containing protein, which produces MEELISVIARSLVDQPDAVKVASKVEEDSVTIELGVAPEDLGKVIGKQGRTARALRSLLSAAAAKADKRCRLEIIE
- the rpsP gene encoding 30S ribosomal protein S16 yields the protein MAVRIRLTRLGKKKKPFYRIIVANSETKRDGKFLDIVGTYDPCKEPAAITFDNTKLQEWLGKGALPTVTVKSLIKKASTTAA
- the ffh gene encoding signal recognition particle protein, yielding MFENLSDRLEGVFKKLRGQSKLTEENIGEALHEVRSALLEADVNFKVAKDFVANVTAKAIGRDVSKSLSPGQQVIKVVHEELVDLLGGTAQQIKLDGRQPVVVMMAGLQGSGKTTTAGKLAKLLQEKGRRPYLVPADIYRPAAIEQLQVLGERINVPVHPSALNVKPVDICRQALNEAGLRGYDTLIIDTAGRLHVDETLMIELREIRSAIPLTEILFVADAMTGQDAVTVADKFNTDLEFTGVILTKMEGDARGGAALSIKSITGKPIKFVGIGEGLDDIEVFHPERVASRILGMGDILTLIEKAEAVVDKEEADKIAKKLRKNQFTLEDFLEQIQQIKKMGSLEKILDMVPGINKLRQLKDVPKPDQKELVKTEAIIRSMTRQERKNHQIINTSRRMRIAAGSGTAIGDVNRVLKSYSEMLKMMKKISGKPGAISGIKRRKLPKGMKKK